One window of the Chryseobacterium sp. CY350 genome contains the following:
- the atpB gene encoding F0F1 ATP synthase subunit A produces MNRKVSSLFFAFLFVFMSSFAAAQHETEGEKSAEKVEHAEGDKPFNATKMIMEHISDSNEWHLWTTKDENGKEDHFSIPLPIIIKDNTGWHTFLSKDIAHGHEHDGYTLHEGQVVSTKGIEKATLFAVISGKQKASDVFFDMSITKNTASMFLSVIFMLIIFLGMAKNYKKSQLPKGAGKLLEPVIVFIRDEVAIPNIGSVKYKRFMPYLLTAFFFIWFNNLFGLIPFFPGGANLTGNIAITSVLAIITLLITLFSANKDYWKHIFMPPVPLLLYPIMVPIEIIGIFTKPFALMMRLFANITAGHIMILAIVSLIFIFKSPFLGFASVPLALFVSVLELLVAALQAYIFTVLSALFIGIAVAEHDHDHAHNDDDSVGHDTMVA; encoded by the coding sequence ATGAACAGAAAAGTTTCTTCATTATTTTTCGCATTTTTATTTGTGTTTATGAGCAGTTTTGCCGCTGCACAGCACGAGACTGAAGGTGAAAAATCAGCTGAAAAGGTAGAGCATGCAGAAGGCGATAAGCCCTTTAATGCTACAAAGATGATCATGGAACACATTAGTGATTCAAACGAATGGCATTTATGGACTACTAAAGATGAAAACGGAAAGGAAGATCATTTTTCAATACCATTACCAATCATTATCAAGGACAATACAGGATGGCATACTTTCTTATCTAAAGATATTGCACACGGTCACGAACATGATGGCTATACTTTACATGAAGGTCAGGTAGTCTCAACTAAAGGGATCGAAAAAGCAACTCTTTTTGCTGTGATTTCAGGAAAACAAAAGGCAAGCGATGTGTTTTTTGATATGTCAATTACAAAGAATACGGCTTCAATGTTTTTATCAGTAATTTTTATGCTGATTATTTTCCTAGGAATGGCTAAAAATTATAAAAAATCTCAATTACCGAAAGGAGCTGGAAAATTATTAGAACCTGTTATTGTATTTATCAGAGATGAAGTGGCTATTCCAAATATTGGTTCAGTAAAGTATAAAAGATTTATGCCTTACTTATTAACTGCATTTTTCTTTATCTGGTTCAATAACTTATTCGGATTGATTCCTTTCTTTCCTGGTGGAGCTAACTTGACAGGAAATATTGCAATCACTTCAGTTTTGGCAATCATTACTTTATTAATTACATTATTCAGTGCAAATAAAGATTACTGGAAACACATCTTTATGCCACCGGTTCCATTATTGTTATACCCAATTATGGTTCCAATCGAGATCATAGGAATCTTTACAAAACCTTTCGCTTTAATGATGCGACTTTTCGCAAATATTACTGCAGGTCACATTATGATCTTAGCAATTGTCTCTTTGATCTTTATCTTTAAATCACCATTTTTAGGATTTGCATCTGTACCATTGGCATTATTTGTTTCAGTATTGGAACTTTTAGTTGCAGCATTGCAGGCTTATATCTTTACAGTATTATCAGCATTGTTTATCGGTATCGCGGTTGCAGAACACGATCACGATCATGCGCACAACGATGATGACAGTGTAGGTCACGACACAATGGTAGCTTAA
- a CDS encoding F0F1 ATP synthase subunit B, with amino-acid sequence MGIIEPGIGLLFWMTLTFAILLFILAKFAWKPIVNAVNDREASIVDALNQAKLAKKEMEDLKSDNERIIREAKIERDSILKEAREIKDRIVGEAKDVAKAEGDKIIDAAKQTIQTEKNAAMSEIRTQIGALSVNIAESILQKNLEKTEAQDELVQNYLNKSNLN; translated from the coding sequence ATGGGAATTATAGAACCTGGAATTGGACTTTTGTTTTGGATGACGCTTACATTCGCTATCCTATTATTTATCCTTGCGAAATTTGCCTGGAAACCAATTGTAAATGCAGTAAATGACAGAGAAGCTTCTATCGTTGATGCTTTAAATCAGGCTAAATTGGCTAAAAAAGAAATGGAAGATCTTAAATCTGATAACGAAAGAATTATTCGTGAAGCTAAAATTGAAAGAGATTCTATTCTTAAAGAAGCTAGAGAAATTAAAGACAGAATTGTAGGTGAGGCTAAAGATGTTGCTAAAGCTGAAGGTGATAAAATCATTGATGCTGCTAAGCAAACTATTCAGACTGAGAAAAATGCTGCAATGTCAGAAATCAGAACTCAGATTGGTGCTTTATCTGTAAATATTGCAGAATCTATCTTGCAGAAAAATTTAGAGAAAACTGAGGCTCAGGACGAGTTGGTTCAAAATTATTTAAATAAATCTAATCTTAACTAA
- the atpH gene encoding ATP synthase F1 subunit delta — MLTSKVAKRYAQGLLDFTNESGQTAAVFSEMKDVKKVMSESEDLNKFFKTPYIDAKKKEDVAKEIFKGFSPVSQNLITLVIRHGRENQLKNIAQEFINKVEDINGVQRITLTTATQLSKENIDQILKSTDLVKAGSNFDLNLTINPDILGGYILRVGDQQIDASVKSKLNNIKKDFHLN, encoded by the coding sequence ATGCTTACATCTAAAGTAGCTAAAAGATACGCACAAGGTTTGCTGGATTTCACAAACGAATCCGGACAGACTGCTGCTGTATTTTCAGAAATGAAAGATGTTAAGAAAGTGATGTCTGAATCTGAGGATTTAAACAAATTTTTCAAGACGCCTTACATTGATGCAAAAAAGAAAGAAGACGTTGCAAAAGAGATTTTTAAAGGTTTTTCACCGGTTTCTCAAAATTTGATTACTTTAGTGATCAGACACGGTCGTGAAAATCAATTGAAAAATATTGCTCAGGAATTCATCAACAAAGTTGAAGATATCAATGGGGTACAGAGAATCACTCTTACTACAGCGACTCAGCTTTCTAAAGAAAATATTGATCAGATTTTAAAATCTACAGATTTGGTAAAAGCGGGTTCAAACTTTGACTTAAATCTTACCATCAATCCTGATATTTTAGGAGGATATATTTTAAGAGTTGGAGATCAGCAGATCGATGCATCTGTGAAATCTAAGCTTAATAATATCAAAAAAGATTTTCATTTAAATTAA
- a CDS encoding ATP synthase F0 subunit C has protein sequence MEPSTGLGLIYVGIGLAVLGVGLGIGKIGGHAMDAIARQPEQAGKIQGAMLIAAGLIEGAGLIAIIFGAFIK, from the coding sequence ATGGAACCATCAACTGGATTAGGATTAATTTACGTAGGAATCGGTTTAGCAGTATTAGGAGTAGGTCTTGGTATTGGTAAAATCGGTGGGCATGCTATGGATGCTATCGCTAGACAGCCAGAACAAGCTGGTAAGATTCAAGGAGCAATGCTTATTGCTGCAGGTCTTATCGAAGGTGCTGGTCTTATCGCGATCATCTTTGGTGCTTTCATCAAGTAA
- the ffh gene encoding signal recognition particle protein codes for MFNSLQDKLDKALHNLSGRGKITEINVAETVKEIRRALVDADVNYKVAKDLTKRVQDKALGENVLTSLTPGQLMTKIVHDELVDLMGGSQEGINLSGKPSVILIAGLQGSGKTTFSGKLANYLKTKKNKKPLLIACDVYRPAAIDQLKVLGGQLGVPVYTEEGATNPSTIAENGINFAKQNGHDVVIVDTAGRLAIDEQMMSEIKSVHYFIKPSETLFVVDAMTGQDAVNTAKAFNEALNFDGVVLTKLDGDTRGGAALTIRSVVEKPIKFISTGEKMEALDLFYPERMADRILGMGDVVSLVERAQEQFDEEEAKKLHKKIAKNEFGFDDFLKQINQIKKMGNMKDLMGMIPGVGKAIKDVEISDDAFKHIEAIIYSMTPEERRRPSIINTQRKSRIAKGAGRKIEDVNALMKQFDQMGKMMKMMQGPQGKQMMQMMSKMPNMPGMGGMFGK; via the coding sequence ATGTTCAATAGTTTACAGGATAAATTAGACAAAGCACTTCACAATCTTTCCGGACGCGGAAAAATTACCGAAATCAACGTTGCGGAAACCGTAAAAGAGATCCGTAGAGCATTGGTAGATGCCGACGTTAATTATAAAGTTGCTAAAGATCTTACGAAAAGAGTTCAGGATAAAGCATTAGGCGAAAACGTTCTTACTTCGCTTACACCAGGACAGTTGATGACAAAGATTGTTCATGATGAGTTGGTAGATTTGATGGGAGGTTCTCAGGAGGGAATTAATCTTTCAGGAAAACCATCTGTAATTCTGATCGCCGGTCTTCAGGGTTCTGGTAAAACTACTTTTTCGGGAAAGCTTGCTAACTATTTAAAAACTAAAAAGAATAAAAAACCTTTATTGATAGCGTGTGACGTTTATCGTCCTGCAGCAATCGATCAGTTGAAAGTTCTTGGCGGACAACTCGGAGTTCCTGTTTATACTGAAGAAGGCGCAACAAATCCTTCGACTATTGCAGAAAACGGAATCAATTTCGCAAAGCAAAATGGTCATGATGTGGTGATCGTCGATACGGCAGGTCGTCTTGCGATTGATGAGCAGATGATGAGCGAGATTAAATCTGTTCATTATTTCATCAAACCAAGCGAAACTTTATTTGTTGTTGACGCAATGACAGGTCAGGATGCTGTAAATACGGCGAAAGCTTTCAACGAAGCTTTGAATTTTGACGGAGTTGTTTTAACTAAATTAGACGGTGATACTCGTGGTGGAGCCGCTCTTACTATTCGTTCAGTAGTTGAAAAACCAATCAAATTTATCTCTACCGGAGAAAAAATGGAAGCTTTAGATCTTTTCTACCCGGAAAGGATGGCCGACAGAATCCTAGGAATGGGAGACGTTGTTTCTTTGGTAGAAAGAGCTCAGGAACAATTTGATGAAGAGGAAGCAAAAAAGCTTCATAAGAAAATTGCTAAAAATGAATTTGGTTTTGATGATTTCTTGAAGCAAATTAATCAGATCAAAAAAATGGGAAATATGAAAGACTTGATGGGAATGATTCCCGGAGTTGGAAAAGCCATTAAAGATGTTGAGATTAGCGATGATGCATTTAAACATATTGAAGCCATTATTTATTCGATGACTCCTGAGGAAAGAAGAAGACCTTCGATCATTAATACTCAGAGAAAAAGCAGAATTGCCAAAGGTGCAGGAAGAAAAATTGAAGATGTGAATGCATTAATGAAACAGTTTGACCAGATGGGAAAAATGATGAAAATGATGCAGGGACCACAAGGAAAACAAATGATGCAGATGATGAGCAAAATGCCAAACATGCCTGGAATGGGCGGAATGTTCGGGAAATAG
- a CDS encoding outer membrane beta-barrel protein, protein MKKLLIASAVALFGLSNAQIAKGTVYLSGTAAYSSTEDNNDDTKTEDFRIIPTVGYFVAPNLAIGVGVGYASSSEKATYNDGFEKATLSAFVVEPFVRKYWTLGDKLYIFGQLSVPMEFGNSKYEETENNTSLSDKVKYNSFGVSVKPGLDYFLNKNWTIEATIGEFGYNTTKWDVEGAQNTNNFNFGLNLANVGIGVKYVFAK, encoded by the coding sequence ATGAAAAAATTATTAATTGCAAGTGCTGTTGCACTTTTCGGTTTATCAAACGCTCAAATTGCTAAAGGAACTGTATATCTATCAGGAACTGCTGCTTATTCTTCTACTGAAGATAATAATGACGATACAAAAACTGAAGACTTCAGAATTATCCCAACTGTAGGTTATTTTGTTGCACCTAACTTGGCTATTGGAGTAGGAGTTGGTTATGCTTCAAGCAGTGAAAAGGCTACTTACAATGACGGTTTCGAAAAAGCAACTTTATCTGCATTCGTTGTAGAACCTTTCGTAAGAAAATACTGGACTTTAGGAGATAAATTATATATCTTTGGTCAGCTTTCAGTTCCAATGGAATTCGGAAATTCAAAATATGAAGAAACTGAAAACAACACTTCACTTTCTGACAAAGTTAAATACAATTCATTCGGAGTTTCTGTGAAGCCAGGTTTAGATTATTTCTTAAATAAAAACTGGACTATTGAAGCTACAATCGGTGAATTTGGTTACAATACTACTAAATGGGATGTTGAAGGTGCTCAAAATACAAATAACTTCAACTTCGGTTTAAACCTAGCTAACGTTGGTATCGGTGTTAAATATGTATTTGCTAAGTAA
- a CDS encoding porin family protein — protein sequence MKKLLLVASLAMFGSVAVKAQETRFGVKAGYSMSTLKAKSNEGSESSDPLHTFYVGGVVEHKISDKFGLQGEVLYSPLGGKIDEAVEVDQNTFIAAQAKINFGTVLVPISAKYFATENLSFSAGASFGIIISAKTKYEVNAGINLPGVGISIGDEVDIKDQTNTLNIAPFIGAEYMLENGLFFDARYNMGVSNLAKDAANGEKLTNSFLQVGVGFKFGGN from the coding sequence ATGAAAAAATTATTATTGGTTGCTTCTTTGGCAATGTTTGGTTCTGTAGCTGTGAAAGCGCAAGAAACAAGATTTGGTGTTAAAGCAGGTTATTCTATGTCAACTTTAAAAGCTAAATCTAATGAAGGATCTGAAAGTTCCGATCCATTACATACTTTCTATGTTGGTGGTGTTGTTGAGCACAAAATAAGTGATAAATTTGGTCTTCAAGGAGAAGTTTTATATTCTCCGTTGGGTGGTAAAATCGATGAAGCTGTTGAAGTTGACCAAAACACATTTATTGCTGCTCAAGCAAAAATTAATTTTGGTACTGTGTTAGTTCCAATTTCTGCTAAATACTTTGCAACTGAAAATTTATCATTTTCTGCAGGAGCAAGTTTCGGAATTATAATTTCTGCTAAAACAAAGTATGAAGTGAATGCCGGAATTAATTTACCAGGAGTAGGAATTTCGATTGGTGATGAAGTTGATATTAAAGATCAAACAAATACTTTAAATATTGCTCCCTTCATCGGTGCTGAATATATGCTTGAGAATGGATTGTTTTTCGACGCGAGATATAATATGGGTGTATCTAATTTAGCTAAAGATGCTGCAAATGGAGAAAAACTTACAAACAGCTTCTTACAAGTTGGTGTAGGTTTCAAATTTGGAGGAAACTAA